The following is a genomic window from Terriglobia bacterium.
GTCATCCGCGTCATCTGCGGCTAAAAACTCTGCCAAAAAAACTAAAACTACCGACCTTGTTACACAAAAAGCACAAAAGGGACCTTCTTTGTGCCTTTTGTGGCTGATTCTATTTTCAGTGAAGACGAAGACCCAATACGCGTGCCAGCAGTGCGGTCATGCATCGCCGAAATGGATCGGGCGGTGCCCCACTTGCCAGGAGTGGAATACGTTCGTCGAGGAGAAGGTCACTCCGGTTGCGCCTGGCGCGCCGCTGTCGTGGGACTCTTCGCCGATTCCATTCACCGAAATCACCGGCGTTGAAACTCCGCGTGTTTCAACCGGCGTTGCGGAATTCGACCGCGTGCTGGGCGGTGGCGTGGTGGCGGGCGCTCTGATTCTGCTGGGCGGGGATCCGGGTGTTGGAAAATCAACGCTGATGCTGGACGTCGCGTCGCGTCTGGCGCGTTCCGCGGTCGTCCTTTATGCATCGGGGGAGGAGTCGGCCCAGCAGATAAAAATGCGCGGCGAGCGGCTCGATGTCCGTACGCGCGATCTGCATATTTATCCGGAAATGTCGGTCGAGAAGATTCTAGCGGCCGCGGAGCAGCTTGCGGCGACGGCTTTGGTGATCGACTCCATCCAGACCACCTTCAGCGAAAAGCTGGAAATGGCGCCCGGCAGCATCGGCCAGGTGCGGGAAGTCGCATCGCAGTTGCTGTTCTGGACGAAAAAGCGGCATGTCCCGGTCTTCCTGATAGGGCACATTACGAAGGATGGAGCCATCGCCGGGCCCAAAGCTCTGGAGCATATCGTGGACACGGTGCTGTATTTCGAGGGACCGCGTCAACATCCGCACCGGATCGTGCGGACGATCAAAAACCGGTTTGGTCCGGCGAATGAACTGGGGATTTTCGAGATGATGGGGTCCGGTCTGAAGCCCGTCGATAAGCCCTCGGCGCTTTTTCTGTCCCATTCACAATCCATGAGCGCCGGTTCGGCCGTCTTGTGTTGTATGGAAGGTTCGCGGCCATTGCTGGTCGAAATTCAGGCTTTGGTTTCGCGCACGCACTTCGGCACGCCGCGGCGTCTGGCGACCGGCGTCGATCCGCAGCGGCTGGCGCTGGTTTCTGCGGTTCTGGAGAAGCGCCTGGGGGTGAACCTCTGGGATCAGGACATTTACCTCAATGTTATCGGCGGGTTGCAGGTCGAGGAGCCTGCGGCGGATCTGGCCATTGTGAGCGCGATTCTCTCCAGTCTGTTCAATAAACCGATTGCCCCCTCGACGGTCATATTCGGAGAAGTGGGGTTGGGCGGAGAAGTTCGCCCGGCAATGTTTCCGGAGATCCGGTTAAAGGAAGCTGCGGTTCTCGGTTTCAAGCGAGGCATTATTCCGGCCCAGCCGGTTGCCGCCGAACTGAATTCGTCCGTCGAGACGTTGCGGGTTCGCGACCTCCGGGAAACTCAGGACCGGCTCTTCGATTAGCCCACATTTCTGTATCTTTCTATTTCTTCAATGATTTAATTTATAATGCGCCCGGGGAGTGGTCCATGAGAGGAAAAGACAGTAAGGCCCCACCGCCTCCCGCCAAAGTCTCGGCGGCGGATCTGCAGGGCAAAGAAGAAAATTATCTGCTCGACATTGTGGTGGTGCGCCTGATCTTTGCCATCACATTGACCGTGGTCGCCTACCGGACTCAACCGTTCGGGATTGGAGGGCTTTACGCGATTGGCGTCGGCCTGATGGGCGCTCTCGGCATCATTTACTTTGAGTACCGATTAAGAGGCGCCTCGCTGAAGCGGCTCATCGGTGCGGCGATCGGCTCTATTCTGGGCATCGTTGGCGCAGTGCTCATCAGCCACATGCTCACCGACACGATTTTCGACCAGAACTCGTTATCATTCATCAAACTCTTCATCCTGCTGTTAATGACATACGTCGGTCTCGTGGTCGGCGCGAACAAGGGCGATATGCTGAACCTGTCCGCGATGGGCGGCATTTTCGGCGGCGAGCGGGCGGCCAAGAAATCGTACAAGATCCTCGATACCAGCGTCGTGATCGACGGCCGCATCGCGGACATATGCGAAACCGGCTTTCTGGATGGAACGCTGGTGATACCGCACTTTGTTCTGCGGGAACTGCAGCAGGTGGCGGACTCCGCCGATACACTCAAACGCAATCGCGGGCGGCGAGGGCTGGATATTCTTCAGCGTATCCAGAAGATGAACGGTATCAATGTTCAATTGGTCGAAAACGACTACCCGCAAATTCGTGAGGTCGACATGAAGTTGATCGAGCTCGCCAAAGAACTCGACGGCGCCAAGATCGTCACGAATGATTTCAACTTGAACAAGGTTGCGCAGTTGCGCGGCGTTGAGGTCCTGAACATCAATGAACTTGCGAATGCGTTGAAGCCGGTTTACCTGCCGGGTGAAACGATGAAAGTTTTTATCCTGAAAGAAGGCAAGGAGTTCAATCAGGGAATCGCATACCTCGATGACGGCACGATGGTGGTTGTCGACAACGCCAGGAAGATGATCGGAAAGACCGTCGAGTCGTCCGTGACCAGCGTGCTCCAGACCACAGCCGGAAAGATGATCTTCGGCCGGTACGAGGAAAAGCGCGGAGAGTTGCCCCATCACCAGCCTCAGCGCGAGGAACGGCCGGAGCGGCCCGGTCCTGCTGAGCCACGGCCCGAGCGGCAGGCACAGACAGAAGTGTCGCATTAGGACGTAGTGCCCCAGATGAAGGTTGGCGCAATTATCGCCGCTGCCGGTTCGGGCAGGCGGATGAAGACCGATCGTCCCAAGCAGCTTCTAGCCTTGAACGGGACGGCGATCATCGTCCATACCATCCGGAAGTTCGATGCGTGCCCGTTGATCGACCACGTCATCGTGACGGCGCCGCGCGAATCCCTCGAAGAAGTTTCGGCTCTGGTGAAGTCCGCCGGTTTCAACAAATCGGTCACGGTCGTTGAAGGCGGAGAGCGCCGCCAGGATTCCGTATCCATGGGCCTCAAGCACCTTCAACCGGGCACCGATATCGTTGCGGTGCATGACGGTGTCCGGCCGTTTGTGCCCGTCGAAGACATCGAAAACGTTGTGATTCAAGCGGGGCGCTCCGGCGCAGCCATTCTGGCCGTTCCGATCGTCGATACAGTGAAGCAGGCGGAGAAGGACATCGTTCAGTCGACGCTGACCCGTGAGCATCTTGTGCTGGCGCAGACGCCGCAGGCCTTTCGCACCGAGCTTTTGAAGGAAGCGTTTGCCCGCGCCGCAAAAGATGAATACTACGGGACCGATGAGTCCAGTCTTGTCGAAAGACTGGGACATCCGATCTCGATTGTCCGGGGCTCCGAACGCAACATCAAGATTACGCGTCCCGGTGATCTCACGCTGGCCCGCGCGTTCCTCGAAGAAGAGGCGGCGAAGTGAAGTTCCGTATCGGAATCGGTTATGACCTGCACCGTCTGGGGCCGTCAACCGCGCTTATTCTCGGCGGGATCGAGATTCCTCATGAGAAAGGCCTGATTGGACACTCCGATGGAGACGTTTTGAGCCATGCCATCACGGATGCGCTCCTTGGTGCCTGCGGCCTTGGGAATATCGGAGAAATGTTCCCGGACACCGACGATCGTTATAAAGGTGTTTCCAGCCTGAAGTTTCTCCGTAAAACGGCGGACTTCATCCGCAAAAAAGGCTACGAGATCGGCAACATCGATTCGAACATCCTCGCGCAGCGCCCGAAACTCCTGCCTTACTTTCCTGAAATGCAGGCGAAGGTCGCTGAAGTCCTTGGCATTCCGTCCAACAATGTCCACGTCAAAGCCAAAACCATGGAACATCTCGGCATCGTCGGAACCGAGGAAGCCATCGCCGCCGAAGCGGTCGCGCTGGTGTTCCTCGAATAGCCGGTCCGAAAGGCGGAAGGAACCCCCAAGAGGCACAAGAGGCACAAAACCCCATGTACCGGCTCCTGGTTACTCTGCTGCTTCTGATTCCTCAGGACACTCTCCAGGTCAAGGTTTCCCTGGTCAGTGTCGGAGTCCGCGTGACCGATTCGCGGGGGCGCAGCATCACTGGATTGAAGGCACAGGATTTCACGGTTTTTGACGACGGTTCCCCTCAGAAGATCGAGTTCTTTTCCGGTGAAGACCAGCCGGTCACGATGGGGATACTCCTCGATCACAGTTTCAGCATGAGTTACAACGCCAAGCTCGATCGCGCAAAGGAAGCCGCGCAAGCCCTGGTGCGCGCGGCCCACCAGGGCAGCGAATACTTCTATTTCCCATTCGATGAAAATGTGACCTTGGCGGCGGACTTCACCAACGATCCTGAGCAGGTTCAGTCTGCCATCCGGCAGACGGCTATCGGCGGTGGAACGAGCTTGTACGACGCCGTTATTCAGGGAGTCACTTTTACGAGCAAGGCGCGGTTGCCACGGCAGGTGCTGGTGATTATTTCCGACGGAGCCGATCAGCACAGCAAGCATCGGCTCAAGGAAGCCTTGGACGCCGTCAGGGAGTCGGAAATACAGATTTATACGATCGGCTATTTCGATGTCGAAGAGGAGAGGCAATTCCGGTTGGCGCCGACGGTCACCCTGGCCGACGGCCGCGAGATCGACAACCCGCGCATTGTGCTCGAAAAGCTAGCCCAGGAATCCGGCGGAGCGGCGTTCTTTCCTCGTACCGACGCGGAATTGGTGCGGGCCGTGGATGACATTACGAATGACGTGCGCACGCAATACACCCTGGCTTTTTATCCGGGTTCATCGGCGAGCGAGAGATACCATCAGTTGAAAGTCGCGGTCCGTGGAGGCAGGTATACCGTGCGGGCTCGTCCGGGGTATGGGACCAGGCCGATAACGCCCACCCCCGAGCGCCGGGACAACAGCCTGGCTTACGAGTCTAAAGTCGACCACCGGAATGGCCGTGTCTTTTACCGCGACGACTTTTCCGATCCGGATTCGGGCTGGCCGAACCGTCAATCTGCAAAGTACACCAGCGACGGATACCTGCTGTCCGGCAACAACGCTCTTGCTGTCAACGGTCCCGCATTCAGCGATTTTCGCGCCAGCGTTTCCATTGCGATACCGCCTGGAGGCTTCAAGGCTGGACTCATTTTTCGCCAAACTGAACAAGACTATTACATTCTCGGCGTC
Proteins encoded in this region:
- the ispF gene encoding 2-C-methyl-D-erythritol 2,4-cyclodiphosphate synthase yields the protein MKFRIGIGYDLHRLGPSTALILGGIEIPHEKGLIGHSDGDVLSHAITDALLGACGLGNIGEMFPDTDDRYKGVSSLKFLRKTADFIRKKGYEIGNIDSNILAQRPKLLPYFPEMQAKVAEVLGIPSNNVHVKAKTMEHLGIVGTEEAIAAEAVALVFLE
- a CDS encoding VWA domain-containing protein codes for the protein MYRLLVTLLLLIPQDTLQVKVSLVSVGVRVTDSRGRSITGLKAQDFTVFDDGSPQKIEFFSGEDQPVTMGILLDHSFSMSYNAKLDRAKEAAQALVRAAHQGSEYFYFPFDENVTLAADFTNDPEQVQSAIRQTAIGGGTSLYDAVIQGVTFTSKARLPRQVLVIISDGADQHSKHRLKEALDAVRESEIQIYTIGYFDVEEERQFRLAPTVTLADGREIDNPRIVLEKLAQESGGAAFFPRTDAELVRAVDDITNDVRTQYTLAFYPGSSASERYHQLKVAVRGGRYTVRARPGYGTRPITPTPERRDNSLAYESKVDHRNGRVFYRDDFSDPDSGWPNRQSAKYTSDGYLLSGNNALAVNGPAFSDFRASVSIAIPPGGFKAGLIFRQTEQDYYILGVFPGTPGYLAAYQISASGTKELDRWNLISTATLHFKLEVHCQKSECAVYQEGSLRGRLKKLTLLRGRIGLTVIEKGEALFHDLDVEEID
- a CDS encoding PIN domain-containing protein, encoding MRGKDSKAPPPPAKVSAADLQGKEENYLLDIVVVRLIFAITLTVVAYRTQPFGIGGLYAIGVGLMGALGIIYFEYRLRGASLKRLIGAAIGSILGIVGAVLISHMLTDTIFDQNSLSFIKLFILLLMTYVGLVVGANKGDMLNLSAMGGIFGGERAAKKSYKILDTSVVIDGRIADICETGFLDGTLVIPHFVLRELQQVADSADTLKRNRGRRGLDILQRIQKMNGINVQLVENDYPQIREVDMKLIELAKELDGAKIVTNDFNLNKVAQLRGVEVLNINELANALKPVYLPGETMKVFILKEGKEFNQGIAYLDDGTMVVVDNARKMIGKTVESSVTSVLQTTAGKMIFGRYEEKRGELPHHQPQREERPERPGPAEPRPERQAQTEVSH
- the radA gene encoding DNA repair protein RadA codes for the protein MKTKTQYACQQCGHASPKWIGRCPTCQEWNTFVEEKVTPVAPGAPLSWDSSPIPFTEITGVETPRVSTGVAEFDRVLGGGVVAGALILLGGDPGVGKSTLMLDVASRLARSAVVLYASGEESAQQIKMRGERLDVRTRDLHIYPEMSVEKILAAAEQLAATALVIDSIQTTFSEKLEMAPGSIGQVREVASQLLFWTKKRHVPVFLIGHITKDGAIAGPKALEHIVDTVLYFEGPRQHPHRIVRTIKNRFGPANELGIFEMMGSGLKPVDKPSALFLSHSQSMSAGSAVLCCMEGSRPLLVEIQALVSRTHFGTPRRLATGVDPQRLALVSAVLEKRLGVNLWDQDIYLNVIGGLQVEEPAADLAIVSAILSSLFNKPIAPSTVIFGEVGLGGEVRPAMFPEIRLKEAAVLGFKRGIIPAQPVAAELNSSVETLRVRDLRETQDRLFD
- the ispD gene encoding 2-C-methyl-D-erythritol 4-phosphate cytidylyltransferase, whose translation is MKVGAIIAAAGSGRRMKTDRPKQLLALNGTAIIVHTIRKFDACPLIDHVIVTAPRESLEEVSALVKSAGFNKSVTVVEGGERRQDSVSMGLKHLQPGTDIVAVHDGVRPFVPVEDIENVVIQAGRSGAAILAVPIVDTVKQAEKDIVQSTLTREHLVLAQTPQAFRTELLKEAFARAAKDEYYGTDESSLVERLGHPISIVRGSERNIKITRPGDLTLARAFLEEEAAK